In Carnobacterium sp. CP1, the following are encoded in one genomic region:
- a CDS encoding DUF503 domain-containing protein has translation MVLLGYEITFLIYDSYSLKDKRSVVKSITKRMHNKYNISISEVGAQDTLNQAIIGIGIVGNDRVFCHSVFDQVMKEMEENYEIEIHDIQKIEA, from the coding sequence ATGGTTTTACTAGGGTATGAGATCACATTTTTGATTTATGATTCGTATTCATTGAAAGACAAGCGCAGTGTGGTAAAAAGCATTACGAAACGCATGCACAATAAATACAATATCAGTATTTCAGAAGTCGGGGCGCAAGATACGCTCAACCAAGCCATCATTGGTATTGGCATCGTTGGCAATGACCGGGTTTTTTGCCACAGTGTTTTTGATCAAGTGATGAAAGAAATGGAAGAAAACTACGAAATTGAAATTCACGATA